GGCTTCTTCCTCGCCACCCAGAACGTGGACGGCCTGCACACCCGCGCGGGCAGCGAGCGCCTGGTGGAGTTGCACGGCAATCTCACCACCGCCCGCTGCGAGGGGTGCGGCATCGTGACACCCCTCCCTGCCCCCGATACCTTCACGCCCCCACCCACTTGCCCCGTCTGCGCAGCCCGGATGCGCCCCAATATCGTCTGGTTCGGGGAATATCTGCCGGAAGACGCCCTGGAAGCCGCCACTCACGCCTTTCAGGAGGCCGACGTGGCCCTGATCGTGGGGACCAGCGGCGTGGTGTACCCGGCGGCGGGCCTCGCCTTCGAGACGCGGCGGGAGGGCGGCGTGGTGATCGAGGTGAACCCGGAGGAAACCGAACTCACGCCGTATATGGACCACAGCGTGCGGGACGTGGCCTCAAAGGGGCTGGCGGCGCTGCTGGGGGAGGAGCCTGCCTGACGAGGGGTGCGGGCTGACTTCAACACGAATATTCCTTGACAGGAATATTCCCGATGGAGTATCTTTAAGCCACCAACGACCCTGCGGTCGGAAAGGAGGAGCCTTCCTTGAAGGCCACCACATTCAGTGCTCTGGCCGAACCAAATCGTCTGCATATCGTCGAGCTGCTGGCCCGGCAGCCCCTGACCATCGGTGAACTCGCCGCCCATCTCCAGATACGTCAGCCCCAGGTGTCCAAGCACGTTCGCGTCCTGAGCGAGGCGGGCATCGTCGAGGTCGAGGCGGTCGCCAACCGGCGCGTCTGCACCCTGCGGGCCGAGCCTTTCGAGGAACTCGATGACTGGCTGCACACCTACCGGCAGCTCTGGGAAGACCGCTTCGACCGGCTCGGCGACTACCTGCAACAGCTTCAGCACGACGCCAGCGACACTTCACCGACGGATACGGCAGACACGTCCATCCACCCCGACCAGGAGGAATCCCCATGACCGGCACCGCAGCGTCCCCGATGGTTTCGAGAGTCGAAGCAGGCAAAGTTCTCGTCCTTGAGCGCATTTTCCCGGCACCGCGCGCCCTGATCTTCGATGCGTTCACCCAGGCCGAGCATCTCCGCCGGTGGTGGGGACCCCGTGGCTGGGAAGTTCCCTTCTGCACCGTCGACCTGCGCCCCGGCGGCAAGTGGCACTACTGCATGAAATGCGTGGACAGGAATCAGGGTGAGTTTTACGGCATGGAATCCTGGGGTCTGGGGATCTATCAGGAGATCGAAGCTCCGGAACGCCTCGTCTACACGGATTATTTCTCGGACGCGGACGCCAACATCAACGAGAACATGCCGCCCACCCTGGTGACCCTGACGTTCGAGGAAGTCGAGGGCGGAACGAAAGTGACCAGCCGTGCCAGCTACGGTTCCGAGGAAGCTCTGAAGACCGTTCTGGAGATGGGCATGTTGCAGGGCGTGACCGAGACGTGGGATCGCCTGGCCGAGTATCTGGACTCGCCGCAGGACTGAGCCGCTTTCCGTCTATTTCGCCCGCTGGGGACGGCCGCAGCGGGCGAAATAGACGGGCTTCGCCTTGCCCCACCACCTGCTCGCCCGAACCGCAACCCCCCTCACACCGTTCTCCCCACCGCCCTGTTAAGCTGCCCTGTTTGAACGGGGCCACGTGTGTCCCGCCCAGAATGAACGGGTACAGGGGGATGACGTGACAGCAGTCGAACAACTTCCAGAACAGCAGGACCAGGTGTTTCCCGCGCCCATCAAGACGGTCGAGGCGGGCAGCCCCGCCGAGCGGGCGGGCGTGCGGCCCGGCGACCTGCTTCTCCGGGTGAATGGCACCCCGGTGACGGACGTGCTGGCCTACCGCTGGCGGCTCTCACAGGGGCGGGCCACGCTGGAAATCAGCCGCCCGGTGGAGCGCCCCTCCGTGCTGAGCGGCGTGCTGGGGACCGCGCAGGACCACCACCGCCTGGAATACGACCCGGCGGCCCCCACCTTCACCTTCGACGTGGAGTGGGAGGACCCCGGCCTGGACTTCGAGGAAGTGCTGTTCGACGGCATCAAGAA
This genomic window from Deinococcus carri contains:
- a CDS encoding NAD-dependent deacylase; its protein translation is MNLPEARAALASARRVAVLTGAGVSAESGIPTFRDAQTGHWARFRPEDLASPEAYRRDPETVWQWYAGRYADVSRAQPNEAHRLLAELERAKGAGFFLATQNVDGLHTRAGSERLVELHGNLTTARCEGCGIVTPLPAPDTFTPPPTCPVCAARMRPNIVWFGEYLPEDALEAATHAFQEADVALIVGTSGVVYPAAGLAFETRREGGVVIEVNPEETELTPYMDHSVRDVASKGLAALLGEEPA
- a CDS encoding metalloregulator ArsR/SmtB family transcription factor, with product MKATTFSALAEPNRLHIVELLARQPLTIGELAAHLQIRQPQVSKHVRVLSEAGIVEVEAVANRRVCTLRAEPFEELDDWLHTYRQLWEDRFDRLGDYLQQLQHDASDTSPTDTADTSIHPDQEESP
- a CDS encoding SRPBCC domain-containing protein, yielding MTGTAASPMVSRVEAGKVLVLERIFPAPRALIFDAFTQAEHLRRWWGPRGWEVPFCTVDLRPGGKWHYCMKCVDRNQGEFYGMESWGLGIYQEIEAPERLVYTDYFSDADANINENMPPTLVTLTFEEVEGGTKVTSRASYGSEEALKTVLEMGMLQGVTETWDRLAEYLDSPQD